The following coding sequences are from one Paenibacillus sp. JDR-2 window:
- a CDS encoding LysM peptidoglycan-binding domain-containing protein, whose translation MKIHVVKKGDTLYFIAQKHNVSIEDILKLNPSITNPDMLDVGMKLKVPSANEVGGGTGGLDIMHQHVVKQGDTLWKLSKAWGVPLADMIKANPQLKNPNVLLTGEIVNIPKTATPTEVQGGGVTAQGTGNAHHPLHPMSLMHGVQNWVGKKPTGQMPAAQAPVQKTPTAPIAPVAPIEKKPTAPIVTPVAPAAKEQPAKKALPIQKSPGKKAKHAEEAANVKPNMKPNMKPVMEANVQPNMKPNVSPIMQSNAEPSLQPSVDLFKQYGIPAVEAASQQHHGYGNMAPMVSPMQVGPGFGYGHGGWPGSNVSPASEGPWCPPGTMPIAAGPGYGYGMGNVSPAVFGSENASPVFGAENVSPAAIGNNAAPAALGSNAAPTNVSPAAVSPTQGYGFVSPANVGPEHGYGYGPTAVSPAEMGPGYGYGWPGAVSPAEMGPGYGYGPTAVSPAEMGPGYGYGWPGAVSPAEMGPGYGYGPTAVSPAEMGPGYGWPGAVSPAEMGPGYGYGPTAVSPAEMGPGYGWPGAVSPASFGPDNVSPAALGENSAPTAVSPEMTGPVGGYGHGWPGAVSPASMGPEYGYGYGGMVSPVNVGPDFGYGYGHPGMVSPAEMGPNVSPAALGSNVSPAALGSNVSPEALGSNVSPAALGSNVSPAALGSNVSPTALGSNVSPLALGPNAAPAALGSNVSPASMGPAGYGYYGNQVAGAQGFSPYSYWPGQTAGAQNDPCGCGGKRTEEELIEAVAEAVIKKSKPRKTAKIRSVAPKSSKKTDRNSKPWINR comes from the coding sequence GTGAAAATCCATGTTGTAAAGAAAGGCGATACATTGTATTTCATTGCCCAGAAACATAATGTATCGATCGAAGACATTTTAAAGCTGAACCCTTCCATTACGAACCCGGATATGCTGGATGTTGGAATGAAGCTGAAGGTTCCATCGGCAAACGAGGTTGGCGGCGGAACAGGAGGACTGGATATTATGCATCAGCATGTAGTGAAACAAGGGGATACGCTTTGGAAGCTGTCGAAAGCTTGGGGAGTGCCTCTGGCAGACATGATTAAAGCGAATCCGCAGCTTAAAAACCCGAATGTGCTCCTGACAGGCGAAATTGTCAACATACCTAAAACAGCTACTCCGACAGAAGTACAGGGCGGCGGCGTAACCGCACAAGGTACAGGAAACGCGCATCATCCGCTTCATCCGATGTCGCTGATGCATGGCGTACAGAATTGGGTTGGCAAGAAGCCAACTGGCCAAATGCCGGCAGCTCAAGCACCGGTTCAAAAAACGCCAACCGCTCCAATAGCTCCTGTAGCTCCGATCGAGAAAAAACCAACGGCGCCAATTGTTACTCCCGTAGCTCCGGCAGCGAAAGAGCAGCCTGCAAAGAAAGCTCTGCCTATTCAAAAATCGCCGGGTAAAAAAGCGAAGCATGCTGAAGAAGCAGCAAACGTGAAGCCGAATATGAAACCAAACATGAAGCCTGTTATGGAAGCTAACGTTCAACCAAATATGAAGCCAAACGTGTCGCCAATCATGCAATCCAATGCCGAGCCTAGTCTGCAGCCAAGCGTAGATTTATTCAAGCAATACGGTATTCCTGCAGTAGAAGCGGCATCCCAGCAGCACCATGGCTACGGCAATATGGCGCCAATGGTATCCCCGATGCAAGTTGGCCCTGGTTTCGGTTACGGTCATGGCGGCTGGCCAGGATCCAATGTGAGCCCTGCAAGCGAAGGACCATGGTGCCCTCCAGGGACAATGCCTATCGCGGCTGGTCCTGGCTACGGTTACGGCATGGGTAACGTATCGCCGGCTGTATTTGGTTCCGAAAATGCGTCTCCGGTATTTGGCGCGGAAAATGTAAGCCCCGCAGCGATCGGAAATAATGCAGCTCCTGCGGCTCTAGGCAGCAACGCGGCTCCAACTAATGTAAGCCCTGCTGCAGTAAGTCCAACGCAAGGCTACGGCTTTGTATCGCCGGCAAATGTCGGCCCAGAACATGGATATGGCTACGGCCCAACGGCAGTATCGCCAGCAGAGATGGGACCTGGTTACGGCTATGGCTGGCCAGGTGCGGTGTCTCCAGCAGAGATGGGACCTGGTTACGGCTACGGCCCAACGGCAGTATCCCCAGCAGAGATGGGACCTGGTTACGGCTATGGCTGGCCAGGTGCGGTGTCTCCAGCAGAGATGGGACCTGGATACGGCTACGGCCCAACGGCAGTATCCCCAGCAGAAATGGGACCTGGTTACGGCTGGCCAGGTGCGGTATCGCCAGCAGAAATGGGACCTGGATACGGCTACGGCCCAACGGCAGTATCGCCAGCAGAAATGGGACCTGGATACGGCTGGCCAGGTGCGGTATCTCCGGCTAGCTTTGGTCCCGACAATGTATCTCCGGCCGCTTTGGGAGAAAATAGCGCCCCAACAGCCGTTAGCCCTGAAATGACAGGTCCTGTTGGCGGTTATGGCCACGGCTGGCCGGGAGCTGTATCGCCGGCAAGTATGGGTCCGGAATATGGCTATGGTTACGGCGGAATGGTATCTCCGGTTAACGTTGGCCCGGATTTTGGCTACGGGTACGGTCATCCAGGCATGGTATCGCCGGCAGAAATGGGACCAAACGTGTCGCCTGCAGCGCTAGGCTCCAATGTATCACCTGCTGCGCTTGGATCTAACGTATCGCCTGAAGCGTTAGGCTCGAACGTATCTCCAGCTGCGCTAGGCTCCAATGTATCGCCTGCGGCTCTAGGCTCGAATGTATCTCCAACCGCGCTTGGATCTAATGTATCGCCACTTGCACTTGGACCAAATGCCGCCCCGGCTGCGCTAGGTTCGAATGTATCCCCAGCAAGCATGGGACCAGCCGGCTACGGCTATTACGGCAATCAGGTTGCCGGCGCTCAAGGCTTTAGTCCTTATTCTTACTGGCCTGGCCAAACGGCTGGCGCGCAGAATGATCCATGCGGATGCGGCGGTAAACGCACGGAAGAAGAGCTGATTGAAGCGGTAGCCGAAGCGGTAATCAAAAAATCAAAGCCGCGCAAAACAGCCAAAATCCGTTCGGTTGCTCCAAAATCGTCGAAAAAAACAGACCGCAACAGCAAACCTTGGATTAATCGCTAA
- the pheA gene encoding prephenate dehydratase, protein MKTIAVLPAGSVSDEAVKRLFAGESMNWKHHRLIADVFMSTVNGVSDYSVVPIENTIEGSVNLHVDWLVHEVDLPIQAEWVYPSIQNLIGRSSEAAGEGGTVDFSQIRKVISHPVAIAQCLQFLRSELPHAEIETAGSTSEGVKIVKENPGQGWAAIGTMTAAGNNGLDVLSRGITDHDNNFTRFLLVGSKPFTARQSDKQKTSILITLPEDYPGALHQVLAAFAWRKINLSKIESRPTKKKLGNYYFYIDIDMALDTVLLPSALEEIEAIGCQVRILGSYPSFTYEQLL, encoded by the coding sequence ATGAAGACGATAGCAGTACTCCCGGCCGGCTCCGTATCGGATGAAGCAGTGAAGCGGCTGTTTGCCGGAGAATCCATGAATTGGAAGCATCACCGCCTGATTGCGGACGTGTTCATGTCGACCGTAAACGGCGTAAGCGATTATAGCGTTGTTCCCATAGAGAATACGATTGAGGGCTCCGTCAATCTGCATGTGGACTGGCTGGTTCATGAGGTGGATCTGCCCATCCAGGCGGAATGGGTATACCCTTCGATTCAGAATCTGATCGGACGCAGCTCCGAAGCAGCCGGAGAAGGCGGTACGGTTGATTTCAGCCAGATCAGGAAAGTGATCAGCCATCCGGTAGCGATTGCGCAATGTCTCCAGTTTTTGCGGAGCGAGCTCCCGCATGCAGAGATTGAGACGGCTGGCAGCACGTCGGAGGGCGTCAAGATCGTGAAGGAAAACCCCGGCCAAGGCTGGGCGGCGATTGGCACGATGACCGCTGCCGGCAACAACGGGCTTGATGTGCTGAGCCGGGGAATCACAGACCACGATAATAACTTTACCCGTTTCCTGCTGGTGGGGAGCAAGCCGTTTACGGCACGGCAATCCGATAAGCAGAAGACGAGTATTCTGATTACGCTGCCTGAGGACTACCCGGGTGCCTTGCATCAAGTGCTTGCCGCGTTTGCCTGGCGGAAGATCAACCTGTCGAAGATCGAATCCCGGCCGACGAAGAAAAAGCTGGGCAATTATTATTTTTATATCGATATCGACATGGCGCTGGATACGGTACTTCTGCCTTCGGCACTGGAAGAAATCGAAGCGATCGGATGCCAGGTGCGGATTCTTGGCAGCTATCCAAGCTTTACATACGAGCAGCTTCTGTAA
- the thrB gene encoding homoserine kinase, giving the protein MNNRRVIVKVPASTANLGPGFDTLGMALSLYAWIEMSAAETTTFRLYGDQMQGIPTDKSNLLYKVAQLVFEEAGVSVPELDVAMYSDIPLARGLGSSASAIVGALVAANALIGSPLTDHKLFQLATKLEGHPDNVGASLFGGIVVSAWDGERADYVRLAPHAKLETLVAIPAFQLATEKARHALPKQISMADAVFNVGRSSLLVAALASGELGLIRHAMRDRLHQPYRAPLIPGMSTILEQAVEYGALGAALSGAGPTLIAFVDADSKSKSELEQFLLATLKQEGIEAETMWLKPGGEGPLITVEDAATPTPGLMERIKGEVVR; this is encoded by the coding sequence ATGAATAATCGTCGAGTAATTGTGAAAGTGCCGGCCAGCACGGCGAATTTGGGTCCTGGCTTCGATACGCTTGGCATGGCGCTTTCGCTCTATGCGTGGATCGAGATGTCGGCAGCGGAGACTACAACCTTCCGGCTGTACGGCGATCAAATGCAAGGCATTCCAACCGATAAATCGAATCTGTTGTATAAAGTGGCTCAGCTTGTATTTGAAGAAGCGGGCGTGAGCGTTCCGGAGCTTGATGTTGCGATGTACAGCGATATTCCGCTTGCGAGAGGTCTTGGAAGCAGCGCTTCCGCTATCGTTGGCGCGTTGGTTGCGGCAAATGCGCTGATCGGAAGTCCTCTGACTGATCATAAGCTGTTCCAGCTTGCGACCAAGCTGGAGGGACATCCGGACAATGTCGGGGCTTCCTTGTTTGGCGGTATCGTTGTATCCGCCTGGGACGGTGAGCGTGCGGATTATGTAAGACTTGCGCCGCATGCAAAGCTGGAGACGCTTGTTGCGATCCCGGCTTTCCAACTGGCAACGGAAAAAGCCCGTCATGCCTTGCCTAAGCAAATCAGCATGGCTGACGCCGTATTTAATGTCGGACGCAGCTCCCTTCTTGTTGCGGCGCTGGCTAGCGGTGAGCTTGGATTGATCCGCCATGCGATGCGCGACCGGCTTCATCAGCCATACCGGGCACCTCTTATTCCCGGCATGTCGACGATTCTGGAGCAGGCCGTCGAATACGGCGCGCTTGGAGCTGCGCTTAGCGGAGCGGGCCCTACTCTTATCGCGTTTGTTGATGCTGACAGCAAGAGCAAATCCGAGCTGGAGCAATTCCTGCTCGCCACATTGAAGCAGGAAGGCATCGAAGCAGAGACGATGTGGCTGAAGCCAGGCGGAGAAGGCCCGTTGATTACGGTCGAGGATGCAGCAACCCCTACTCCAGGGCTTATGGAACGGATCAAAGGAGAAGTTGTTCGATGA
- a CDS encoding homoserine dehydrogenase, with translation MKPVKVGLLGLGTVGTGVVRIVEGHQEDLQSQVGSPIVIEKILVQNKSKARSISIDANKLTEDPWEIIGNPDIDVIVEVMGGIGSTKEYIMEALSRGKHVVTANKDLMALHGPEILAKAQEHGCDVLYEASVAGGIPIIRTLVEGFSSDRITKIMGIVNGTTNYILSKMSLEGASYGDVLKEAQELGYAEADPTSDVEGLDAARKMTILATLGFRAKVALEDVSVQGMSKVSKEDILYAKRLGYEVKLLGIAERQDDQFSISVQPTMVKKSHPIASVNGVYNAVYVYGEAVGETMFYGPGAGELPTATSIVSDLVAVVKNLKLGVNGKQSVLTYKEKKLKSDEQISSKYFLLLHVDDRAGVLAQITQIFAEYEVSLESVLQQPNPNNPDAEIIVITHDANKAAIQKVLQKFESLDVIRKVKSVYRVEG, from the coding sequence ATGAAGCCAGTGAAGGTAGGATTGCTTGGTCTCGGTACTGTAGGGACTGGCGTAGTGCGCATTGTTGAAGGACATCAGGAAGATTTGCAAAGCCAGGTCGGCTCCCCGATCGTTATCGAGAAAATTCTCGTGCAAAATAAAAGCAAAGCCCGCAGCATTTCGATTGACGCAAACAAGCTGACGGAAGATCCTTGGGAAATTATCGGCAATCCGGATATCGACGTTATCGTTGAAGTGATGGGCGGCATTGGATCAACAAAAGAATACATCATGGAAGCTCTTTCCCGCGGCAAGCATGTCGTAACCGCGAATAAGGATCTGATGGCGCTGCACGGCCCGGAGATTCTGGCGAAAGCGCAGGAGCATGGCTGCGACGTGCTGTACGAAGCAAGCGTTGCCGGCGGTATTCCAATTATCCGTACGCTGGTGGAGGGCTTCTCTTCCGACCGGATTACGAAGATTATGGGTATCGTGAACGGTACGACCAACTACATTTTGTCAAAGATGAGCCTTGAGGGTGCATCCTATGGCGATGTGCTTAAAGAAGCGCAGGAGCTTGGTTATGCTGAAGCGGATCCAACCTCCGACGTAGAAGGCCTGGATGCGGCGCGCAAGATGACGATTCTTGCAACGCTTGGCTTCCGCGCGAAGGTAGCGCTTGAAGATGTGTCCGTACAAGGCATGTCGAAGGTGTCCAAAGAGGATATCCTGTATGCGAAGCGTCTTGGCTACGAAGTGAAGCTGCTGGGTATCGCAGAGCGTCAAGATGACCAGTTCAGCATCAGCGTACAGCCGACAATGGTGAAGAAATCGCATCCGATCGCATCGGTTAACGGCGTATATAACGCGGTATACGTGTATGGCGAAGCGGTAGGCGAGACCATGTTCTATGGTCCTGGCGCAGGAGAGCTGCCAACTGCAACTTCGATCGTATCCGACCTTGTAGCGGTTGTGAAGAACCTGAAGCTTGGCGTTAACGGCAAGCAAAGCGTACTTACTTACAAAGAGAAGAAGCTCAAATCCGACGAGCAGATCTCTTCGAAATATTTCCTTTTGCTGCATGTGGATGACCGCGCGGGCGTACTGGCGCAAATTACGCAAATTTTCGCCGAGTACGAAGTAAGCCTGGAGTCGGTGCTCCAGCAGCCCAATCCGAATAATCCGGATGCCGAAATTATCGTGATTACGCATGATGCGAATAAAGCTGCAATCCAAAAAGTTCTGCAGAAGTTTGAGTCGCTGGACGTTATTCGCAAAGTGAAAAGCGTATACCGTGTAGAAGGCTAA
- a CDS encoding ACT domain-containing protein produces MTQRYYVVREDMLPEAIVKTIQVKEMLGRGEASTVHEAVEKVGLSRSAFYKYKDGVYALQELERERIVTISMDLEHRSGVLSKVLALVASLEGNVLTMNQSIPLQGLANVVLSVDISQLNEELTTLIEVIRSQEGVRKAAVIGQG; encoded by the coding sequence GTGACGCAACGTTATTATGTCGTTCGTGAGGATATGCTCCCGGAAGCGATCGTAAAGACGATCCAGGTCAAAGAGATGCTTGGCCGGGGCGAGGCGTCCACGGTGCATGAGGCGGTAGAGAAGGTAGGACTTAGCCGAAGCGCCTTTTATAAGTATAAAGATGGCGTATATGCGCTTCAGGAGCTGGAAAGAGAACGGATCGTGACGATATCGATGGATTTGGAGCATCGATCCGGTGTATTATCTAAGGTATTGGCTCTTGTGGCAAGCCTTGAAGGGAATGTGCTGACGATGAATCAGAGCATTCCGCTGCAGGGTTTAGCCAATGTCGTTTTATCCGTAGATATTTCACAGCTGAATGAGGAACTAACAACGCTGATTGAAGTCATTCGCAGCCAGGAAGGCGTGCGGAAAGCTGCCGTTATCGGACAAGGTTGA
- the obgE gene encoding GTPase ObgE: protein MFVDKAKIFVKGGNGGNGIVSYRREKYVPEGGPAGGDGGNGGDVIFRVDEGLRTLMDFRYQKHFKGPAGERGKVKSMHGASADDMIIRIPPGTVIVDDDTQEIIADMTRHGQEVVVARGGRGGRGNIRFATINNPAPDICENGEEGQERWVTLELKVMADVGLVGFPSVGKSTLLSVVSGAKPKIGAYHFTTITPNLGVVDVGDGRSFVMADLPGLIEGAHEGVGLGHEFLRHVERTRVIVHVLDMAGTEGRDPFEDWVKINEELVKYNEKLSERPQIIAANKMDMPEAADNLELFKQQLDEVRGDREYLIVPISSLTKQGVQELLYKAADTLDSVPEEVSVEEVKDVAERKVFTFEKREDDSFTIHREDEIFVVQGARIENYLKRMNMNSYDAIMRFAQMMRKMGVDAALRREGARDGDTVQIADFTFEFFEGSDYNG, encoded by the coding sequence ATGTTTGTCGATAAAGCGAAGATATTTGTAAAAGGCGGCAACGGAGGCAACGGGATCGTGTCCTACCGCCGCGAGAAATACGTACCTGAAGGCGGACCTGCAGGCGGCGACGGCGGAAATGGCGGCGACGTTATTTTCCGTGTGGACGAGGGTCTCAGAACGCTGATGGACTTCCGTTACCAGAAGCACTTCAAAGGACCGGCAGGCGAGCGCGGCAAAGTAAAATCGATGCACGGCGCAAGCGCGGACGATATGATTATACGTATCCCTCCGGGAACTGTCATTGTGGATGACGATACGCAGGAAATTATCGCCGATATGACGCGCCACGGGCAAGAAGTTGTCGTTGCGCGCGGCGGGCGCGGCGGACGAGGCAACATCCGGTTCGCGACGATTAACAATCCTGCTCCGGATATTTGCGAGAACGGGGAAGAAGGGCAAGAGCGCTGGGTAACGCTGGAGCTCAAAGTGATGGCGGACGTGGGGCTTGTGGGCTTCCCGAGCGTAGGCAAATCGACGCTTCTCTCGGTTGTGTCCGGTGCTAAGCCAAAGATTGGCGCGTACCATTTCACAACGATTACGCCTAACCTTGGTGTCGTAGACGTTGGCGACGGCCGCAGCTTCGTTATGGCCGATCTGCCTGGCTTGATCGAAGGTGCTCATGAAGGCGTAGGGCTTGGCCATGAATTCCTGCGGCATGTTGAACGCACAAGAGTAATTGTGCATGTCCTGGATATGGCGGGTACGGAAGGCCGCGATCCGTTCGAGGATTGGGTCAAAATTAACGAAGAGCTTGTGAAATACAACGAGAAGCTGTCGGAACGTCCGCAGATCATTGCGGCGAACAAGATGGATATGCCGGAGGCGGCTGATAATCTGGAGCTGTTCAAGCAGCAGCTGGACGAGGTTCGCGGTGACCGGGAATACCTTATCGTGCCGATCTCCTCGCTGACCAAGCAAGGCGTGCAGGAGCTCTTGTACAAAGCGGCGGATACGCTGGACTCGGTTCCGGAAGAAGTATCGGTTGAAGAAGTGAAGGATGTCGCGGAACGTAAAGTATTCACGTTCGAGAAGCGTGAGGATGACAGCTTTACGATTCATCGCGAAGACGAGATTTTTGTCGTGCAGGGCGCAAGAATCGAGAATTATCTGAAGCGTATGAACATGAACTCGTACGACGCGATTATGCGTTTTGCGCAAATGATGCGCAAAATGGGCGTTGACGCAGCGCTACGCCGCGAAGGCGCGAGGGACGGAGATACGGTTCAGATTGCCGACTTTACGTTCGAGTTCTTCGAGGGCAGCGACTATAACGGTTAA
- a CDS encoding Spo0B domain-containing protein yields the protein MDRIRMARQSAAATVVLPGAAVLIWPSSVWLVALFLLWTIAAAVFWIRTERKEQEHRLARTVYMLQTASVKTLNHHRHDWMNDLQVLFGYIRMNKLDKTVEYVEKIRARMTEESQIAKLGVPSLISYIQSFRTLTNAMQLQVKLDEGIYLNELDDGGKTIAETLISLINAYRFSVKTGYGDPAVLTVQLSREEEMLIVAIYYEGDLTSEQQLADKIKQQLEGASLLPVDVEHPQRKLVLKAEWRA from the coding sequence ATGGATCGCATTAGAATGGCGAGACAGTCGGCAGCGGCTACCGTTGTGCTGCCCGGTGCGGCTGTACTTATTTGGCCTTCTTCGGTATGGCTGGTTGCACTTTTTCTCTTATGGACAATAGCAGCTGCGGTATTTTGGATCAGGACAGAACGCAAGGAACAGGAACACAGGCTGGCACGGACCGTGTATATGCTGCAGACGGCCAGTGTAAAAACACTAAATCACCACCGGCATGATTGGATGAACGATCTTCAGGTATTGTTTGGTTACATACGGATGAACAAGCTGGATAAAACCGTGGAATACGTGGAGAAAATAAGGGCTAGAATGACGGAAGAGAGCCAAATCGCAAAGCTTGGCGTTCCGTCGCTAATCAGCTATATACAATCTTTCCGTACCCTTACCAATGCCATGCAGCTCCAGGTGAAGCTGGATGAAGGCATTTACCTGAACGAGCTGGATGATGGGGGCAAGACTATTGCGGAAACGTTGATCAGTCTGATCAACGCCTACAGATTTTCGGTAAAGACAGGATACGGCGATCCGGCAGTACTTACTGTACAGCTCTCCCGCGAAGAGGAGATGCTGATTGTAGCTATTTATTACGAGGGCGATTTAACCAGCGAGCAACAGCTTGCGGATAAAATAAAACAGCAGTTGGAAGGCGCGTCTCTATTGCCGGTCGATGTGGAGCATCCGCAGCGGAAATTGGTATTAAAAGCGGAATGGCGCGCTTGA
- the rpmA gene encoding 50S ribosomal protein L27: MLKLDLQLFASKKGVGSTKNGRDSHSKRLGAKRADGQVVSAGSILFRQRGTKIHPGTNVGIGKDDTLFALVEGVVKFERLGRDRKKVSVYPVDLAPVAAAVEA, encoded by the coding sequence ATGTTGAAATTAGATCTTCAGCTTTTCGCATCGAAGAAAGGTGTAGGTTCTACTAAGAACGGCCGCGACAGCCATTCGAAACGTCTTGGCGCTAAACGCGCTGACGGTCAAGTCGTATCCGCTGGCAGCATCTTGTTCCGCCAACGCGGTACTAAGATTCACCCAGGTACTAACGTGGGTATCGGTAAAGATGACACGCTGTTCGCACTGGTTGAAGGCGTAGTGAAGTTCGAACGTCTGGGACGCGATCGCAAAAAAGTGAGCGTGTACCCTGTTGATCTGGCTCCGGTAGCCGCAGCAGTAGAAGCTTAA
- a CDS encoding ribosomal-processing cysteine protease Prp — MISVTVKRRAADRRIVSFAISGHAKYADRGKDIICAGVSAVSVGTVNAIEALATVELPAVMKNGWLSSDIPEQPDKEIDDKVQLLLESMVVMLGTIAKTYGKYVVIHEQLL; from the coding sequence ATGATTTCCGTTACAGTGAAACGTAGAGCCGCTGACAGACGGATTGTATCTTTTGCGATCTCCGGACACGCTAAATATGCAGACCGCGGCAAGGATATTATCTGCGCCGGGGTGTCGGCCGTTTCGGTCGGAACCGTCAACGCTATCGAGGCTTTGGCGACGGTGGAATTACCTGCTGTGATGAAGAATGGCTGGCTATCGTCGGACATTCCGGAGCAGCCGGATAAGGAAATTGACGACAAAGTGCAGCTGTTGCTCGAATCGATGGTCGTTATGCTCGGCACAATCGCAAAAACTTACGGCAAATATGTCGTAATTCATGAACAACTTCTTTAA
- the rplU gene encoding 50S ribosomal protein L21 — MFAIIETGGKQYKVQEGDVIYIEKLNVTEGESVTFDRVLAVSNGEGLVTGTPVVSGATVSGKVEKQGKGQKIIVYKYKAKKNYRRKQGHRQPFTKVTIEKIQA; from the coding sequence ATGTTCGCAATTATCGAAACTGGCGGCAAGCAATACAAAGTTCAAGAGGGCGATGTAATCTACATCGAAAAACTGAACGTAACTGAAGGCGAAAGCGTAACGTTTGATCGTGTATTGGCAGTATCTAACGGCGAAGGTCTCGTAACTGGTACTCCAGTTGTTTCCGGCGCTACGGTTTCCGGCAAAGTCGAGAAACAAGGTAAAGGCCAAAAGATCATCGTTTACAAATACAAAGCCAAAAAGAACTACCGCCGCAAGCAAGGTCATCGTCAACCGTTCACTAAAGTAACAATCGAGAAAATCCAAGCGTAA
- a CDS encoding Rne/Rng family ribonuclease: MKRMLMHGHGELLQTAVLMDGRLIDFFMEQSESSGLVGNVYKGRVVNVLPGMQAAFVDIGLGKNAFLYIDDLLHPHLEKQPEHKPSITELVKPGQELVVQVMKEPMGSKGARVTTHFTLPGRWLVYMPIAGYIGVSKKIMAESERSRIRMIGERLRQGEEGIIMRTAAEGECEESLGADVDQLRQLWTSVLQRADHAKAPAELHREAGLLRRAVRDTLTDDMDEVWLDDPSRYSEAVSLLKEMTPHLAGRLKLFEARKEKVSLFDRFGVTDQIEAAFSSRIRLESGGSLVWDETEALTVIDVNTAKYIGATGLEDTVFKTNMEAADEIARLLRIRDVGGIIVIDFIDMENESNREKVMARLSDWAKKDRTKCTVFGWTRLGLLELTRRKARDNAARQLTERCPACGGTGKKSSIHS; this comes from the coding sequence ATGAAGCGGATGTTAATGCACGGACACGGCGAGCTGCTGCAGACCGCCGTGCTGATGGACGGTCGGCTTATCGATTTTTTTATGGAACAGTCAGAGAGCAGCGGATTAGTCGGTAATGTATACAAGGGACGAGTAGTCAATGTTCTGCCAGGCATGCAGGCCGCTTTCGTAGATATCGGTCTGGGAAAAAACGCGTTTCTATACATAGATGATCTGCTGCACCCGCATTTGGAGAAACAGCCGGAGCACAAACCCTCTATCACGGAGCTGGTAAAACCCGGGCAGGAGCTTGTTGTACAAGTGATGAAAGAACCGATGGGCAGCAAAGGCGCCCGCGTAACGACTCATTTTACGCTGCCCGGCCGTTGGCTGGTCTACATGCCGATTGCCGGTTATATCGGAGTATCGAAGAAAATTATGGCCGAAAGCGAACGATCGCGGATCCGGATGATTGGCGAGCGGCTGAGGCAAGGCGAAGAAGGCATTATTATGCGTACTGCGGCGGAAGGCGAATGCGAGGAATCGCTTGGAGCCGACGTTGATCAGCTGCGTCAGCTGTGGACAAGCGTTCTGCAGCGTGCCGATCATGCCAAGGCGCCTGCGGAGCTGCACCGCGAGGCGGGGTTGCTGCGGCGGGCGGTAAGAGATACGCTGACGGACGATATGGATGAGGTATGGCTGGACGATCCTTCCCGTTACAGTGAAGCGGTTTCTCTTCTGAAGGAGATGACTCCGCATCTTGCCGGACGGTTGAAGCTGTTTGAAGCACGTAAGGAAAAGGTTTCTTTGTTCGACCGATTTGGGGTAACCGATCAGATTGAGGCAGCCTTTTCGTCCCGCATCCGTCTGGAGAGCGGCGGCTCACTCGTATGGGATGAGACGGAGGCCTTAACCGTTATTGACGTAAATACGGCAAAATACATTGGCGCTACAGGACTTGAAGATACGGTATTCAAGACAAATATGGAAGCGGCGGATGAGATAGCAAGGTTGCTCCGGATTCGCGACGTTGGCGGCATTATCGTTATTGATTTTATTGATATGGAAAATGAATCCAACCGGGAGAAGGTTATGGCCAGACTGTCGGATTGGGCGAAGAAGGACCGGACCAAATGCACGGTGTTTGGCTGGACAAGACTTGGACTTCTTGAATTGACGAGGCGGAAAGCCCGGGACAATGCCGCGCGGCAATTAACGGAGCGATGCCCGGCATGCGGCGGCACAGGAAAGAAATCTTCGATTCATTCCTAG